From Aristaeella lactis, the proteins below share one genomic window:
- a CDS encoding SH3 domain-containing protein, whose amino-acid sequence MNKRIVLLMTAILMAVLMIIPVSVAEDDTPSDSAGYYYVYTENGKGLNVRATPGGEIVGSLKYGTRIYCYYRDGGNGWALIDYTYNMPGFGKGTYACFISSRYLRKSKPPANPGSESSSSSSSGSSDTAAEINREFRSAKKVDPFTVTVRPSRASGWVNLRWAPSKSTEVMATYKQNEKLLVIQETNNWYQVEDQDTGNVGFISKQFVVK is encoded by the coding sequence ATGAATAAGCGTATTGTCCTGCTGATGACCGCCATCCTGATGGCAGTACTGATGATCATTCCCGTATCTGTCGCGGAAGACGACACGCCGTCGGACTCCGCCGGATACTACTATGTCTATACCGAGAACGGCAAAGGACTGAATGTCCGGGCAACTCCGGGCGGCGAGATCGTCGGTTCCCTGAAATACGGAACAAGGATTTACTGCTACTACAGGGACGGCGGCAATGGCTGGGCTCTGATCGATTATACGTATAATATGCCCGGCTTCGGCAAGGGTACGTACGCCTGCTTTATTTCCAGCCGTTACCTGCGCAAGAGCAAGCCTCCGGCCAATCCCGGCTCCGAATCTTCTTCCTCTTCCTCTTCCGGAAGCAGCGACACAGCAGCGGAGATCAACAGGGAATTCAGGAGCGCGAAGAAGGTGGATCCTTTCACTGTAACAGTGCGGCCTTCCCGTGCCAGCGGATGGGTGAACCTGCGCTGGGCACCCAGCAAATCAACAGAGGTTATGGCCACCTACAAGCAGAACGAAAAGCTGCTGGTCATCCAGGAAACGAACAACTGGTACCAGGTGGAAGACCAGGATACCGGAAACGTTGGCTTTATCAGCAAGCAGTTCGTTGTGAAATGA
- a CDS encoding 3-deoxy-7-phosphoheptulonate synthase yields MNNSMEFVRKMPLPQEIKRDYPATAEMQAVKETRDREISDVLTGKDSRLLLIIGPCSADREDAVLEYMNRLAEIEKQVKDRLLIVPRVYTNKPRTKGVGYKGMLHQPDPEKKEDMLAGIIAIRQLHMRVIRETGLTCAEEMLYPANFSYLSDLLGYVAVGARSVENQEHRLVASGLGIAVGMKNPTAGDITVMMNSIAAAQSPQEFIYRNWEVRTSGNPLAHAILRGYVDSFGRSHPNYHYENLRNLLKLYRESSLSNPAVIVDTNHNNSAKEYLEQIRICKDVMHSRSLNPEISALVKGLMVESYLVDGAQKVGGGVYGQSITDPCLGWEKSKDLILRLADSV; encoded by the coding sequence ATGAACAATTCCATGGAATTTGTACGGAAAATGCCTCTTCCGCAGGAGATCAAGCGGGATTATCCCGCCACCGCGGAAATGCAGGCAGTCAAGGAAACCCGGGATCGGGAAATCTCTGACGTGCTGACGGGAAAGGATTCCCGCCTGCTGCTGATCATCGGTCCCTGCTCAGCTGACCGGGAAGACGCTGTGCTGGAGTATATGAACCGGCTGGCGGAAATTGAGAAACAGGTCAAAGACCGGCTGCTGATCGTTCCCCGGGTCTATACCAACAAGCCCCGCACCAAGGGCGTTGGCTACAAAGGGATGCTTCATCAGCCTGATCCGGAGAAAAAGGAGGATATGCTGGCCGGCATCATCGCCATCCGTCAGCTGCATATGCGGGTCATCCGGGAAACCGGTCTCACCTGCGCTGAAGAGATGCTCTATCCTGCCAACTTCAGCTATCTGTCCGACCTGCTGGGTTATGTGGCCGTCGGTGCCCGTTCCGTGGAAAACCAGGAGCACCGGCTGGTCGCAAGTGGTCTGGGCATTGCGGTGGGTATGAAGAACCCCACTGCCGGTGACATTACCGTCATGATGAATTCCATTGCCGCCGCCCAGAGCCCCCAGGAGTTTATCTACCGCAACTGGGAAGTCCGTACCTCCGGCAATCCCCTGGCCCACGCGATCCTGCGGGGCTATGTGGACAGCTTCGGCCGTTCCCATCCCAACTATCACTATGAAAACCTGCGGAATCTGCTGAAGCTGTACCGGGAAAGCAGCCTTTCCAATCCCGCCGTCATTGTGGACACCAACCACAACAATTCCGCCAAGGAATACCTGGAGCAGATCCGCATCTGCAAAGATGTTATGCACAGCCGCAGCCTGAATCCAGAGATTTCCGCCCTGGTCAAAGGCCTCATGGTGGAAAGCTACCTCGTGGACGGCGCCCAGAAAGTGGGCGGCGGCGTTTACGGCCAGTCCATCACGGATCCCTGCCTTGGCTGGGAAAAGAGCAAAGACCTGATCCTGCGCCTGGCAGACTCCGTCTGA
- a CDS encoding ABC transporter permease has translation MPETSTYTERKERVFRHRDRANQVPIFLGKQFRFFINESDWKVIPMAAVIAGLVSMVIRNRIFANMEGCLISAFALTCVALWNGCFNSIQAICRERAIIKREHRSGMHITSYMTAHLIYQLVLCIAQTVVSMFVMKAMGVPFPEKGRFIVRASSMLNLGICMLLISYAADMMSLFISSISRTTTAAMTVMPFVLIFQLVFSGSVFPLPARVQPLSNFTISNYGIRAIAAECGYNDLPMAAGWNALNSMKNSEIEETITVGQLMEVLNSDTAAKHSEDVVIPALTAGEFADLLGMKEISEEEKKEILTKPVTLGELTAFANNSETIRKRMDRSRTVKFSVGELLDVFGEENVKTFLQQKTAEAARKPEYGERFILINLLALAGFALLFALLATIALELIDKDKR, from the coding sequence ATGCCTGAAACGAGCACATATACGGAACGCAAAGAGCGTGTGTTCCGGCACAGAGACCGTGCCAATCAGGTCCCGATCTTCCTGGGCAAGCAGTTTCGGTTTTTTATCAATGAAAGCGACTGGAAAGTGATCCCCATGGCAGCGGTGATCGCAGGGCTTGTCTCCATGGTGATCCGGAACAGGATTTTTGCCAATATGGAGGGCTGCCTGATCAGCGCCTTCGCCCTGACCTGCGTAGCCCTGTGGAACGGCTGCTTCAACTCCATCCAGGCTATCTGCCGGGAACGGGCGATCATTAAGCGGGAGCACCGTTCAGGCATGCATATCACATCCTATATGACCGCGCATCTGATCTACCAGCTTGTGCTGTGCATTGCCCAGACGGTGGTCAGTATGTTTGTGATGAAGGCGATGGGCGTTCCTTTTCCGGAAAAGGGAAGATTCATAGTGAGGGCCTCCTCCATGCTGAACCTGGGGATCTGTATGCTCCTGATTTCGTACGCCGCGGATATGATGAGCCTGTTCATCTCCAGCATTTCACGGACAACCACAGCAGCTATGACGGTGATGCCGTTTGTGCTGATCTTCCAGCTGGTCTTTTCCGGCAGTGTTTTTCCGCTGCCGGCCCGGGTGCAGCCCCTGTCCAATTTCACCATCTCCAATTACGGCATCAGGGCGATCGCTGCGGAATGCGGATATAACGACCTGCCGATGGCTGCCGGATGGAACGCGCTGAACAGCATGAAGAACAGCGAGATTGAAGAAACCATTACGGTGGGCCAGCTGATGGAAGTACTCAACAGCGATACCGCAGCGAAACACAGCGAGGATGTGGTGATCCCCGCACTGACCGCAGGCGAATTCGCTGATCTCCTGGGAATGAAGGAGATCAGCGAGGAGGAAAAGAAGGAAATCCTGACGAAACCTGTGACGCTGGGGGAACTGACAGCATTTGCGAATAACAGCGAAACGATCCGAAAACGGATGGATCGGAGCCGAACCGTCAAATTTTCTGTCGGGGAACTGCTGGATGTTTTCGGAGAAGAAAATGTAAAAACGTTTTTGCAGCAGAAGACAGCGGAAGCTGCCCGGAAGCCGGAGTACGGTGAGCGGTTTATTCTTATAAACCTGCTGGCTCTGGCCGGATTTGCCCTGCTTTTCGCGTTGCTGGCCACGATCGCCCTGGAACTGATCGACAAGGATAAAAGGTAA
- a CDS encoding ABC transporter permease translates to MAQLLNQLPGAVAQGLIWGIMAIGVYITFRILDIADLTVDGSFATGGAVAAILITNGVNPWLATLIALVVGLLAGAVTGVFHTSMGIPAILAGILTQLALYSVNLRIQGIGTDLGSRANVPLSINKYKNMLVSLRNVGRFALNNPIWLILLITVVLIGIMYWFFGTEYGCSLRAVGSNQQMARAQGINTGTGKVIGLMISNGLVAFSGALMAQYQGFADVQMGRGAIVIGLAAVIIGEVIFGKLFRNFALKLLAVSFGAIIYYLVIQVVLWLGLSTDDLKLLTALVVAVFLAMPYWKNKIITRKLKGGKHHG, encoded by the coding sequence ATCGCGCAATTGCTCAACCAGCTTCCCGGTGCCGTTGCCCAGGGTCTTATCTGGGGCATCATGGCCATCGGGGTATACATCACTTTCCGGATCCTGGACATCGCCGACCTGACGGTGGACGGTTCCTTTGCCACCGGCGGCGCCGTTGCGGCCATCCTGATCACCAATGGTGTGAATCCCTGGCTGGCCACGCTGATCGCCCTGGTGGTCGGCCTGCTTGCCGGTGCGGTCACAGGTGTGTTCCATACGTCCATGGGCATCCCGGCCATCCTGGCCGGTATCCTGACACAGCTGGCCCTGTATTCCGTCAACCTGCGGATCCAGGGCATCGGAACCGACCTGGGTTCCCGCGCCAATGTTCCCCTGAGCATCAACAAATACAAGAACATGCTGGTATCTCTGCGGAATGTCGGCAGGTTCGCGCTGAATAACCCCATCTGGCTGATACTGCTGATTACGGTTGTCCTGATCGGCATCATGTACTGGTTCTTCGGCACCGAATACGGCTGCAGTCTCCGTGCCGTCGGTTCCAACCAGCAGATGGCCCGTGCCCAGGGCATCAACACCGGCACCGGTAAGGTCATCGGCCTGATGATCAGCAACGGCCTCGTAGCCTTCTCCGGCGCCCTCATGGCCCAGTATCAGGGCTTTGCGGACGTGCAGATGGGCCGCGGTGCCATCGTGATTGGCCTGGCCGCGGTAATCATCGGCGAAGTGATCTTCGGCAAGCTGTTCCGGAACTTTGCCCTGAAGCTGCTGGCTGTTTCCTTCGGCGCCATCATCTACTACCTGGTCATCCAGGTGGTGCTGTGGCTGGGACTCAGCACGGACGACCTGAAGCTGCTCACAGCGCTGGTCGTGGCTGTCTTCCTGGCCATGCCTTACTGGAAGAATAAGATCATTACCCGGAAACTGAAGGGAGGCAAACATCATGGCTGA
- a CDS encoding STAS domain-containing protein codes for MTITSKKNGTALEIALEGRLDTMTAPELEAELGKSLEGADSLTLDFSKLEYISSAGLRVLLSAHKTMNAKGGMTVTHVNEIVQEVFEVTGFSEILTIE; via the coding sequence ATGACCATTACCAGCAAAAAAAACGGAACAGCTCTGGAAATCGCCCTGGAAGGACGGCTGGACACCATGACCGCTCCTGAACTGGAAGCAGAACTGGGAAAATCCCTGGAAGGCGCTGACAGCCTGACGCTGGACTTCAGCAAGCTTGAATACATCTCTTCCGCCGGACTGCGGGTACTGCTGTCCGCCCATAAAACGATGAATGCCAAAGGCGGTATGACGGTAACCCATGTTAACGAGATCGTCCAGGAAGTGTTTGAAGTGACCGGATTTTCGGAAATCCTGACGATTGAGTAA
- a CDS encoding Ig-like domain-containing protein, giving the protein MKRMLLPLLVLALLCMGLTAAAEGNDAITLEVNTGKIAVYAADDPYLAGLTDQADGEVLPVMVIPAKKGFQLRASVQPTTVRNRRVTLTSDNPEIVKIYENTVTGRKAGETFLTIASVQDPSVTVRYRVIVTQPVSRISVTAPEKNVAVGGSITLNAAILPEDATIKQVTWSSADERIATVDANGTVTGVKRGTARITAAATDGSNIRASINLQVIQTAGEITLDTTELTVDTGRTGMLKATVLPKDTNDKNVIWTSSDESIAKVNAQGRVTGVSLGDCEITCTSRVNGAVQAKAVVHVQQPVTKVSFGEAQIVYAGESCKVTWTIEPANATNQAVKLSSSNEKVLTVSEDGTVTGIQAGEAYVRAVTTDGSNRQAKVKVRVLQHVTGVHMRRKTAYVDVKQTSTAGAILEPEKATNRNMTWETADASVATVAPEKKTPNKVRITGVSRGETIVTGTTEDGGFQTSILVRIGDWEKSLKLTDAYVKGTDARLTVKNNSDLTITSITVEVSVFDNDGKPVPCNKKDNSGTYRMVYKKTLEPGASTREKDWKTVDFKLPDSTKVSEYVVKITEFVIDNDWVKLIRPKNQPTKKCPVHL; this is encoded by the coding sequence ATGAAGAGGATGCTTCTTCCTTTGCTGGTGCTTGCATTGCTCTGTATGGGCCTGACAGCGGCGGCAGAGGGAAACGATGCGATCACACTGGAAGTGAATACCGGAAAGATTGCGGTCTATGCCGCGGATGATCCGTACCTGGCCGGACTGACAGACCAGGCGGACGGCGAAGTGCTTCCGGTGATGGTGATCCCCGCAAAAAAAGGATTCCAGCTTCGCGCTTCGGTGCAGCCTACCACGGTGAGGAACAGGCGGGTTACCCTGACTTCGGACAACCCGGAGATCGTGAAGATCTATGAGAACACTGTAACGGGGCGAAAGGCAGGGGAAACCTTCCTGACAATTGCCAGTGTACAGGATCCGTCCGTAACCGTACGGTACCGGGTGATCGTAACCCAGCCTGTGAGCAGGATCTCCGTAACCGCACCTGAGAAGAATGTGGCGGTCGGCGGCAGTATCACACTGAATGCCGCGATCCTTCCGGAAGACGCAACGATCAAACAGGTGACCTGGTCTTCCGCGGATGAGCGGATCGCCACGGTGGACGCAAACGGCACCGTGACCGGTGTGAAACGCGGTACGGCCAGAATTACCGCTGCTGCGACAGACGGAAGCAATATCCGGGCGAGCATCAATCTCCAGGTGATCCAGACAGCCGGAGAGATCACACTGGACACAACGGAGCTGACGGTTGATACCGGCAGGACGGGCATGCTGAAGGCAACGGTGCTGCCTAAGGATACAAACGATAAGAATGTTATCTGGACATCCTCTGATGAAAGCATCGCAAAGGTGAACGCACAGGGCCGGGTGACCGGTGTTTCCCTGGGGGATTGCGAGATCACCTGTACCAGCAGGGTGAACGGAGCGGTTCAGGCGAAAGCGGTTGTGCATGTGCAGCAACCGGTCACAAAAGTGTCTTTCGGGGAGGCGCAGATTGTCTACGCCGGGGAAAGCTGTAAAGTGACCTGGACCATTGAGCCGGCCAATGCTACCAACCAGGCGGTTAAGCTGAGCTCCTCCAACGAGAAGGTGCTGACAGTCAGCGAAGACGGCACCGTGACGGGTATCCAGGCCGGCGAGGCTTATGTCAGGGCAGTTACAACGGACGGCTCCAACCGGCAGGCCAAGGTAAAGGTGCGGGTGCTGCAGCACGTGACCGGCGTTCACATGAGACGCAAGACTGCTTATGTTGACGTGAAACAGACCTCCACAGCCGGCGCGATCCTGGAACCTGAGAAAGCGACCAACCGCAACATGACCTGGGAAACGGCAGATGCCTCCGTGGCGACAGTGGCGCCTGAGAAGAAGACACCGAACAAGGTGCGGATCACCGGCGTCAGCAGGGGTGAGACCATTGTGACAGGCACGACGGAAGACGGCGGATTCCAAACCTCCATTCTGGTCAGGATCGGAGACTGGGAGAAATCCCTGAAGCTGACGGATGCCTATGTCAAGGGAACGGATGCCCGCCTGACGGTGAAAAACAACAGTGATCTGACGATCACCTCCATTACCGTGGAAGTATCCGTTTTCGATAATGACGGGAAGCCGGTACCCTGCAATAAGAAGGACAACAGCGGCACTTACAGGATGGTATACAAAAAGACGCTGGAGCCCGGCGCTTCCACCAGGGAAAAGGACTGGAAGACTGTTGACTTCAAGCTTCCGGATTCAACGAAAGTAAGCGAATATGTGGTGAAGATCACGGAATTTGTGATCGACAATGACTGGGTCAAGCTGATCCGGCCAAAGAATCAGCCCACGAAAAAGTGCCCGGTTCACTTATAA
- a CDS encoding ATP-binding cassette domain-containing protein gives MEAALGAKILNVLRITFLGAYNTTTAILGAIYLISLWRLFVKCGVKGWWALVPVARVYKLALCADREQEGRTLTTLNAANILANVIMIFTESGSIIYFGCALIDFALFFAMLIYEVRVFRGLARMFNRRKLWVLLWLVAEWFPIAPLLWGFSKKYQPLWKAEEIRDDDVEEFFSGRKAAVLQEGLTINLEERTAREFFRKKTLLRDIHMAIEPGHMVLLLGGSGAGKTTFLNAVNGYERARAEVTLNGRNMYKNYKEMQYDIGFVPQADLIRGSDTVYRTLMDTAMLRLPNSFSRSERKDRVEEVMEMFGLTPVQHNLVSKLSGGQRKRLSIAMEFIPNPTLFILDEPDSGLDGVMARELFKQLRKIADQGKIIIVITHTPDRVADLFDDVIVLAKDAKRTGRLAWFGPVDEARTFFERNTMEEIVKSVNREEEGGDGLADEFIVKYAEVQHA, from the coding sequence ATGGAAGCAGCTTTGGGAGCGAAGATCCTGAACGTCCTGCGCATAACCTTTTTAGGCGCATATAACACTACAACAGCAATACTGGGTGCTATCTACCTGATCAGCCTGTGGAGGCTGTTTGTTAAGTGCGGCGTGAAGGGCTGGTGGGCCCTGGTGCCTGTCGCAAGGGTATATAAGCTCGCCCTGTGCGCGGACCGTGAACAGGAAGGCCGCACACTGACCACCCTGAATGCGGCGAACATACTGGCGAATGTCATCATGATCTTCACGGAAAGCGGAAGCATCATTTACTTTGGATGCGCGCTGATCGATTTTGCTCTCTTTTTTGCAATGCTGATCTATGAGGTTCGGGTCTTCCGGGGCCTGGCCAGGATGTTTAACAGGAGAAAGCTGTGGGTGCTTCTTTGGCTGGTCGCGGAGTGGTTTCCGATCGCTCCCCTGCTCTGGGGATTCAGTAAAAAGTACCAGCCGCTGTGGAAGGCGGAGGAGATCCGGGATGATGATGTTGAGGAGTTCTTTTCCGGCAGAAAAGCGGCTGTACTGCAGGAGGGCCTGACGATCAACCTGGAGGAACGGACAGCCCGGGAGTTCTTCAGAAAGAAAACCCTGCTGAGGGATATCCATATGGCTATTGAACCCGGACACATGGTGCTTTTGCTGGGCGGTTCAGGCGCGGGGAAGACCACTTTCCTGAATGCGGTGAACGGATATGAACGGGCACGGGCGGAAGTGACCCTGAACGGCCGGAATATGTATAAAAACTACAAAGAGATGCAGTACGATATCGGCTTTGTGCCCCAGGCAGACCTGATCCGCGGCAGCGATACCGTATACCGCACCCTGATGGACACAGCAATGCTGCGGCTTCCGAACAGTTTCTCCCGGTCGGAACGAAAGGACCGGGTTGAAGAAGTTATGGAAATGTTCGGCCTGACACCGGTTCAGCACAACCTGGTCTCCAAGCTGTCCGGCGGCCAGCGGAAGCGTCTTTCCATTGCCATGGAATTTATTCCCAATCCTACCCTGTTTATCCTGGACGAGCCGGACAGCGGCCTGGACGGCGTGATGGCGAGAGAACTGTTCAAGCAGCTGCGGAAGATCGCTGACCAGGGCAAGATCATCATTGTGATCACCCATACACCGGACCGGGTGGCGGACCTGTTTGACGATGTGATCGTGCTGGCCAAGGACGCGAAGCGAACCGGACGGCTGGCCTGGTTCGGCCCGGTTGATGAAGCACGGACGTTCTTCGAAAGGAATACCATGGAGGAAATCGTCAAGTCCGTGAACCGGGAGGAAGAAGGCGGCGACGGGCTGGCAGATGAATTCATCGTCAAGTACGCGGAGGTGCAGCATGCCTGA
- the preA gene encoding NAD-dependent dihydropyrimidine dehydrogenase subunit PreA: MIRNEPSISRADMIRCALCDRPPCDEACNEVKPAALLRSIWFRNEQTAAQRLPETNPCLTCPAPCERACVRAGEVPVRDLINRLYYQVKPDCETKLPENEERLRCDLCGVPLENPFILASSVVASTYDMCARAFEAGWAGISFKTVCTLDIHEASPRFSAITGSDGSIIGFKNIEQLSDHSVAENMEIFRRLKKNYPTKVILASIMGQNEAEWKELARLCEENGADAVELNFSCPNMAEGGLGSDIGQVPELVERFTAAARRSCHIPLLVKLTPNVASMSEAAEAAMRGGADGLAAINTIKSIVGVNPHTYISAPAVHGQSAVGGYSGNAVKPIALRFIAELGKNPKLKGMHLSAIGGIETWQDALEFILLGGRSLQVATAVMQYGYRIIDDLKDGLNLYLTEKGFSGVREATGLGLDVLNENTQTLERDTVIFPQFVMERCIGCGRCGIACRDGGHQAIGMNEERRPVLNGKRCVGCHLCLLVCPQRAIIPGNKRITRH, from the coding sequence ATGATCCGTAACGAGCCATCTATCTCCAGGGCAGATATGATCCGGTGTGCACTATGTGACCGGCCGCCGTGCGACGAGGCATGCAATGAAGTGAAACCGGCTGCATTACTGCGCAGTATCTGGTTCCGGAACGAACAGACAGCTGCTCAGCGCCTGCCGGAAACCAATCCCTGCCTGACCTGCCCGGCACCCTGCGAGCGGGCTTGTGTCCGTGCCGGTGAGGTTCCGGTGCGGGATCTGATCAACCGTCTGTACTACCAGGTGAAACCGGACTGTGAAACGAAGCTGCCGGAGAATGAAGAACGGCTGCGGTGCGACCTGTGCGGGGTTCCGCTGGAGAATCCGTTTATCCTGGCGTCTTCCGTGGTGGCAAGCACTTATGATATGTGCGCCCGTGCTTTTGAGGCGGGCTGGGCAGGGATCAGCTTCAAGACGGTCTGTACCCTGGATATCCATGAGGCTTCACCCCGCTTTTCCGCAATTACGGGCAGCGACGGGAGTATCATCGGCTTTAAGAATATTGAGCAGCTCTCTGATCACAGTGTGGCGGAGAATATGGAAATCTTCCGTCGGCTGAAAAAGAACTATCCCACCAAGGTCATTCTGGCCTCCATTATGGGACAGAATGAGGCGGAGTGGAAGGAACTGGCCAGGCTTTGCGAGGAAAATGGCGCGGATGCGGTGGAGCTGAATTTTTCCTGCCCCAACATGGCGGAGGGCGGCCTGGGCAGCGATATCGGCCAGGTACCGGAACTGGTGGAACGCTTTACCGCGGCAGCCAGGAGATCCTGCCATATTCCGCTGCTGGTGAAACTGACACCCAACGTGGCTTCCATGAGCGAGGCAGCGGAGGCAGCTATGCGCGGAGGCGCGGATGGGCTCGCAGCGATCAATACCATTAAATCCATCGTGGGGGTGAATCCTCATACCTATATCTCCGCTCCTGCGGTCCACGGACAAAGCGCAGTAGGAGGATACAGCGGAAACGCCGTCAAACCCATAGCGCTCAGGTTTATCGCGGAGCTGGGGAAAAACCCGAAACTGAAAGGAATGCACCTGTCCGCCATCGGAGGCATTGAGACCTGGCAGGACGCTCTGGAATTCATCCTGCTTGGAGGCCGAAGCCTGCAGGTGGCAACGGCGGTGATGCAGTACGGTTACCGGATCATTGACGACCTGAAGGACGGTCTGAACCTGTACCTGACGGAAAAGGGATTTTCCGGTGTTCGGGAAGCGACGGGCCTTGGACTGGATGTACTGAATGAAAACACCCAGACACTGGAACGGGATACTGTGATCTTTCCGCAGTTTGTTATGGAACGCTGTATCGGCTGCGGCCGGTGCGGAATTGCCTGCAGGGACGGCGGACACCAGGCCATCGGGATGAATGAAGAACGCCGGCCGGTTCTGAACGGGAAGCGATGCGTCGGCTGCCACCTGTGCCTGCTGGTCTGCCCGCAGCGGGCGATCATTCCCGGAAACAAAAGGATTACGCGTCACTGA
- a CDS encoding YARHG domain-containing protein has translation MKKTLSLILAAAILLGSLVMTAAASADGMYIITDSDTRELTRDELWEYQYDTLLYAFNEIYARHGYKFETGSRCYNWFTQMPWYVPNENENSKDHHETYSHCSATENRNVDLIKDVRREMRELKTTNPKGKGMPTPPAQDVNKPRGFNYVKLDANQKLAVYTAPSAKAYRANNGKAAVSTNGAVYALGWDNGWMLMLYEADKAGQYRIGYVDGAKIKGKKPALDQLSWDGSMCEVETATALTDDPALTGRTLVQLPAGTRVTYLTTMYNSTAWDYIETTINGETARGFVPGGMLSITGVDITEQQTPEGDG, from the coding sequence ATGAAGAAAACATTGTCACTGATCCTGGCAGCGGCTATCCTGCTGGGCAGCCTGGTGATGACCGCTGCGGCGTCAGCGGATGGAATGTATATTATTACTGACAGCGATACACGGGAACTGACCAGAGACGAACTCTGGGAATACCAGTATGATACGCTCCTGTACGCTTTCAATGAGATCTACGCGCGGCACGGATACAAGTTTGAGACCGGAAGCCGCTGCTATAACTGGTTTACGCAGATGCCCTGGTATGTTCCGAATGAAAACGAAAACAGCAAGGATCATCATGAAACATACTCCCACTGCTCCGCGACTGAGAACAGGAATGTGGACCTGATTAAGGATGTACGCCGGGAGATGCGGGAGCTGAAGACCACAAACCCGAAGGGAAAGGGAATGCCCACACCGCCGGCGCAGGATGTGAACAAGCCGCGGGGCTTTAACTACGTGAAGCTGGACGCTAACCAGAAACTGGCGGTTTATACCGCTCCTTCAGCGAAAGCCTACCGGGCGAACAACGGCAAGGCTGCTGTAAGCACAAACGGCGCGGTATACGCACTGGGGTGGGATAACGGCTGGATGCTGATGCTTTATGAGGCGGACAAGGCCGGACAGTACCGGATCGGCTATGTGGACGGGGCAAAAATCAAAGGGAAGAAGCCCGCACTGGATCAGCTGAGCTGGGACGGAAGCATGTGTGAAGTGGAAACGGCCACAGCCCTGACGGATGATCCGGCCCTGACCGGCAGGACGCTGGTGCAGCTGCCCGCAGGGACAAGGGTTACCTACCTGACCACCATGTACAATTCCACCGCGTGGGATTATATCGAGACGACCATTAACGGGGAAACAGCCCGGGGCTTTGTGCCCGGCGGGATGCTGTCCATTACGGGCGTGGATATTACCGAACAGCAGACGCCCGAAGGAGACGGCTGA
- a CDS encoding ABC transporter ATP-binding protein: MLILQDLRKTFNPGTVMRKMALAGVDLTLRKGDFITVIGGNGAGKSTMLNAIAGTFQVDNGTILLGGRDVTHLPEHKRAAFLGRVFQDPMTGTAASMNIEENLALANRRGQHRGLRWGISAKERALYREKLASLDLGLESRMGSKVGLLSGGQRQALTLLMATLKQPELLLLDEHTAALDPKTAEKVLRLTKHLIEENGLTALMVTHNMKDALALGNRTIMMHEGKVILDLDAEQKQHMTVEDLLAQFEKASGRELSNDRMLLT; encoded by the coding sequence ATGCTTATCCTTCAGGATCTGCGCAAAACCTTTAACCCCGGCACCGTCATGCGGAAAATGGCCCTGGCCGGTGTGGACCTGACCCTGCGGAAAGGCGATTTCATCACCGTCATCGGCGGCAACGGTGCCGGAAAGAGCACCATGCTGAACGCCATTGCCGGTACCTTCCAGGTGGATAACGGAACCATCCTCCTGGGCGGCCGGGACGTCACCCACCTGCCGGAGCACAAACGTGCCGCTTTTCTGGGACGTGTGTTCCAGGATCCCATGACCGGCACCGCCGCTTCCATGAACATTGAGGAAAACCTGGCCCTGGCAAACCGCCGGGGACAGCACCGCGGTCTCCGCTGGGGCATTTCCGCAAAGGAACGGGCCCTTTACCGGGAGAAACTGGCTTCTCTGGACCTGGGGCTGGAGAGCCGCATGGGCAGCAAAGTCGGTCTCCTTTCCGGCGGACAGCGCCAGGCGCTGACCCTGCTCATGGCCACTCTGAAGCAGCCCGAACTGCTGCTTCTGGACGAGCACACCGCCGCCCTCGACCCCAAAACAGCGGAAAAAGTGCTTCGCCTGACGAAGCACCTGATCGAGGAAAACGGTCTCACCGCCCTGATGGTCACCCACAACATGAAAGACGCGCTCGCCCTGGGCAACCGGACCATCATGATGCATGAAGGCAAGGTCATCCTGGACCTGGATGCGGAACAGAAGCAGCACATGACGGTGGAAGACCTGCTGGCCCAGTTTGAGAAAGCCAGCGGCCGGGAGCTGTCCAATGACCGGATGCTGCTGACCTGA